In Citrus sinensis cultivar Valencia sweet orange chromosome 3, DVS_A1.0, whole genome shotgun sequence, the sequence TGgcttaaaaaattcttcaagaaattgaaatttatgaaatttacgaaattattttatatttgattttagggtttattttgggaaataaaaatttacgaaATTGTAACactaacatatatatatatactctgATTGTGTGTATGCAAGTTTATTTTAGCTATCTTACAcaattagttaaaaattaacacatttaatttaataaaatttaaaaataattcgatTTTTCGGTTCAGTTAAATGAACCGAATACCGAACCGACATTTcggtttttttataaattgtaccattcgattttttttttaaaaaaaaaaaccgtaccgaattagaaaaaaccgtCGGTTCGATTCAGTTTTTTTAAGACTGCGGTTTTTTTACCCACCCCTAACAGCATACCCTCGCAACTTTTAGATAGGGTTCAAAATGTTGTCAGAAGTGGGATTTGAACCCACGCCCTCTTTCGAAGACCAGAACTTGAGTCTGGCGCCTTAGACCACTCGGCCATCCTGACATTGTTAGCTGTCAAGCATTTTCATTATACAATTTCTTGTTCTCCTCTTGGAAACAGAGCAGGAATAACCACGGGGCCCTTAATggtaatgaatttgaaaagttttcttattttcactCGATTCCCTGAACCTTCAAGTGATCGGAAGCTAAATCTGTATTAGGTAATCAACAAGAAATCGTGTATAATAgcgccttttcttttttaataggTTAACGTGACAATTGTTTTGtcataaacaaaatgaataCAATATCCTATCAATCGCCGCCGCCTCCTCGCTGGTTCCCTTTCTTACCGCCAGACCCGCCGAGGTCAAATGCTTTTTGGGAGACCAGAAACATTTGCAATCAGCTGAAAGAATTGCAACCAACTCTTACTCTCGCTAAAGCAATGTATGGATGCACTATTTGTACttgtttgtttctattttatgGTAATTTGTCTGTCTTGTTTTACAAATTagttttaatcaaattatgaACTTAAACAGGCAGAAAGAACTACAGATGTTGATGGTTATGAAAGATAATAAAGGGTCTGTGGAATCCGGCGACAATTGTTCAAGTGATCATTCTGTTTCTGGGTTTTCGAAATATTTAGAAGATAGGAGGATTGATTTGGAATCCCAAATAACCCTTTCGGTTGAAGCCGCAAACTATTTTATGGGAAAATTAAGAGTTCAACTGGAGCCTTTTAGGTTTGTTGCAGATGAAACAACTCCATGGGAGGAAAAATCAGCTGCTATTAGATTGGCTAATAAAGCACGCAAGTCCAAACGAAATAAACTatggaggaaaagaaaaaggaaatgtgTTGCAGAAATGCTCGCCAAGGTAGCCTTTTTTCTATTCTTGTTCTAACTAGTTGTGCTCTCTTCTTGACATATGATGATGAGTTCTTGTTTTGTCTGTTTTTAACTTctgttattttgaaatttagaagCATGAACGATTCGAACAAGCTGATCGAGAAGCTGATGAGTGGAGGGCTAGGGAGATTGCCAAGGATATGGCGAAGCGGAAGGTAACATTATTGTCCATTGGATACTAAGAACTCCAAGAggattttatgattttctaAAATGGATGAAGCCTACCTATAAAAGTTTCAGTTTATCCCTGACTTGAGATGGTGGTCATTGAGGAATCCTATATGAAATTTCCAGTGTAATGTTGGTTTGAACTTGTCAAAATCATCAAGCCATGCTAAATCACATTGAAACTTGGAATCTTGGTATTTCCATTCGGTTTATGTCAGTCTCCAGTAGTTCATGGACTACCGAGATTAACCGCTTTTGCTcttaatgaataatttttttcttatcccGTTTCAGTCCTAACTGTGTGTTAATTTAGTAATCGAGCATGTGGCCTTTCAGGTTGAAAAGATGAATGAAATTGCGAAGCTCAAAGCTAgagaggagaaaaagaaactagaGTCTGAGGTAGGTAAAAGTTGATGGTATAAGTATGAAATTTAGTCTACATTCAATAACTATCTGCTTGTTTGCTACTTTTCTATGCATCATTATCATAATTGGAAAGACTTATTTATTGTGCTTCGTTTTTTGTAAGTTTGACCTTCTGATCTGCATTAGATTAGTTCTTATGTTAGGTGTTTCTTTTTACTCTGTCCACTTGTATAGTCTTTATATGACAGACATCTCTTTTATACTAATCATCCTTGGAAAATATAATTGGTTATACTGCATAGCTGTGGTCTGCAAACTGGTCATTTAGCCTTTTCTTTCTGTTGCCCTTGAGATTTCGATTCATACGcattgttttatatttcagCTTGAGCTGGTTTTGGTTGTGGAGAAGTTGCAAGAATTGCGGTCTATCAGGATCCgaaaattgaagaaacaagGTGTgctcaataaaattttgttatgcTTTTTGCACATTGTGCTTGTACCAGT encodes:
- the LOC102625688 gene encoding U11/U12 small nuclear ribonucleoprotein 59 kDa protein isoform X1, yielding MNTISYQSPPPPRWFPFLPPDPPRSNAFWETRNICNQLKELQPTLTLAKAMQKELQMLMVMKDNKGSVESGDNCSSDHSVSGFSKYLEDRRIDLESQITLSVEAANYFMGKLRVQLEPFRFVADETTPWEEKSAAIRLANKARKSKRNKLWRKRKRKCVAEMLAKKHERFEQADREADEWRAREIAKDMAKRKVEKMNEIAKLKAREEKKKLESELELVLVVEKLQELRSIRIRKLKKQGHFLPEEDDKFLERVRAAVEEEERQALAAADTDAARDAIATAEESRKAIQNSEPLLKDGSCIDDVIKENKDGVSESKYLRETSDNADKGSGRPGYAGVYDHVSNLPMEFYHYYHGSNNDVGTLIGVRRTWDAYIRPGGGRIPGHWVQPPPPSDEIWASYLVMPK
- the LOC102625688 gene encoding U11/U12 small nuclear ribonucleoprotein 59 kDa protein isoform X2 codes for the protein MNTISYQSPPPPRWFPFLPPDPPRSNAFWETRNICNQLKELQPTLTLAKAMQKELQMLMVMKDNKGSVESGDNCSSDHSVSGFSKYLEDRRIDLESQITLSVEAANYFMGKLRVQLEPFRFVADETTPWEEKSAAIRLANKARKSKRNKLWRKRKRKCVAEMLAKHERFEQADREADEWRAREIAKDMAKRKVEKMNEIAKLKAREEKKKLESELELVLVVEKLQELRSIRIRKLKKQGHFLPEEDDKFLERVRAAVEEEERQALAAADTDAARDAIATAEESRKAIQNSEPLLKDGSCIDDVIKENKDGVSESKYLRETSDNADKGSGRPGYAGVYDHVSNLPMEFYHYYHGSNNDVGTLIGVRRTWDAYIRPGGGRIPGHWVQPPPPSDEIWASYLVMPK